The genomic interval TTGCTCGTTTTACTGCCTATAATCTGCGGACCACTTGGCAGAATATTccttttaattactttatttttgacatacatttttgcttaattatggttttttttatttattagtatttattttgttttctcacaaaactaatattttctgaaaaaattgattaatattgcgaaaaaaaaacagaatttaaaaaaaattctgtggaaaacacagaatttggaaaaaataaataaaacggtatttggaaaaataataaataaaatgcatatgcatttaaatgtagaaACTATTTTTTACTGATTAGCCTCAAATTCCTTAACTTCTATCAAATACAGGTTACAAACTGCCAATGTGTTACCATGGAGACTTAACACTGAATGTATTGCAGAAttagcgtgtgtgtttgtgtgtgtgggttggtGCTTTCTTACAAAGTCTTTTTCTTTGTCGTGGCGCTCCTCGGCTTCCTTCAGCAGCTCCTGTGCCTGGTGCAGTTTGGCGTCCACCAGCTGTTGCTGGAGGTCCTTGTGCTTCACCACTTTGTCGATGTGCTGGTGTGGGGTTACACCAGTTAAAGGGGAAGTTATATGAAAAATGCACTTTATAATAGTTTTGGCTACAGTGACATACATTCCTTGAGCCTTATTCAAAGGGTTGCAAAAGTTTGTGGCGTAGAGTcggcgtctacagacacgcctactcatgcatatgcatgaaggcccaaaaacaaCCTGTCTTTAGAAGCAGTCTGACTTTTCAGAGGTGAGGTGCTCACCTCTTCTCTCAGTTTGTACTGCTCGTACAGTTTCTTGAGTTTCTCGCCCAGCTCTGCGTTCTCCTGTCGGAGGCTGGCGTTTCTTTCGTTGTGCTGCTCCATCTGAGCCTGGATGTCATTTAGTGTCGACTGGAAATGAGACGTCACTTcctttcttttctcttcttccAGCCGGGTTCTTTGTACTCCTTCATCCTGCAGAGACGACAACCATACAGCTGTAACTTTGTCCATATTTGATACATGCAACAAACCATgagttaaatatatataatctaaaatttgtggatgggaaaaaaaaGCGCTCATAAGAGTCAGTCTCCAGGACAGAAGATGATGacaggttacagtgatgaagcCTGTTTGAGTGATGTATTCATTTCGAACAtgtaaaatgatgacagaattATTAAGCACCAGccacttttctccaaaaatcacatacccataacaaaaaacatttttcaaagcttctacatgacctacatggctagtCTTCAGataagtaggacccttagtggttacagatgatggaAAAGTTTGGAAATGTATGATACTGAGTAacaataaattatgttttaacTAAAGAAACCTGTAGAccaaccaaaaaacaaacaagtgtgtaactgtaatgtgtcaaattgattccaatcattattagtcttatgtttgaccactgAGTGTTGTAATTtagcttgaaataaacacacattatccattttcattcaggtttctgctgtgACGTGCGTAATGCTGGTTTTCGTTCCACTCTTTGATGCCGTTACGCATGGCTCTTATTCAGCAATGCTTGACACTGCGTTGTAAAGCtcagagcctgtagaaattggtgaCACGATGGGGGTGGGGTTTAGCCCTAGCCAATCCAAGCTGGATAAAGGAGGGACCATTTTACGCACGAGctcattggacagatttcttGACTGAGAAATGCCTGGATATCTGTAATGGTGGTAGCTATCTGATGACACgatttggatttatcaaaaatatggagttttaatgcacattggagcaacttttgataagaaacaacaaaggtaagacacaatttgtcatcattgctgacttcttccgctgtgtattttctgatttagTGGTGCTGTTTTGGTACGAAACATACCcgacctgtatatcagtggattcaaCTCGGCCTAGTTTCACGTAGTATCTTGTGATAGAGTTCTGCGTTTCTTTTGTGAAGCACAGGACTGAAAAAGTCTGAGCTTGCGGAGTTGTCGACTTTTCCCTCTTTAAACATAATGGCCTAGTGTGTGTGCTGTGGCCTTTTGTTCTGACTTTGGTTTGGCTACAGTTTTAGATGAGATTCTTAGGATTAGGGACAAGtttagaatgtgtgatttcattcattctttaaaaCATTTAGACTCGTGAGAGTCAAAGAGGCTGGAGCTGGCCCAGTGGGCGGGGCTGAAGAGGCTTAGTACGGTAAGACTAGTGAACGATAGAGAATGTGGAATTAAATGTGATACAGAATGTGCTTTGCTTTGGCGAGGACTGAAATGCTTCTAGACACTTTGGTTTGGACGTGTTTGATGTGAGATTTGTACCTTGAGTGAACGGTTGTGTCTCTGGAGTTCACGGCAGAGACTCTCCAGTTTGCTGCGAGCCAGGATGGCTTTGCTGTGCTCGTTCCTCAGGCCGTCTTTCTCCTGAACCAGCTGACTCTGCTTCTTCTGCAGACCCTTCATCAGCTTCTGGGTGTTGCGGTGCTCTTCCAGCTGCAAAACACACACCCACCATGTTACATCTGAAGCACAGACTGCACAGAGGGCATTGGATTAATAATCACTGTTGGTGGACTATAAACTCGTTTTTACGGACCACACAAGCACTTCAGGTTTTCATACAGAGAGCAATACATTAGCAGGGTTCTCACAAGAAtgttttcacagcataggggctGTGGTGCGGAAATGAGCGCCACTGGCGTGGAAAGTTTTGaaatttataattttataataTAATTCTTCCAaaattagtgaagtaaagctaaagttgtttttttaaatctatgttactgccttacttttaGGGTTAAGCGACTCGATTCGATTTTGATTCATCAACGATTATTACGATATTAacgattatcacaattttttatgcatcttttttttttcctcactttgtggctattaCATACCTTAAAACAAGGTATACTGTATGTGTCGGTATCCATTCATTTAAGTAGCTGAACAAATGTGTCactattatctttatttatatcaaatcaccaaatccaacagtaatcatattacaaaagaaatacatatatttaaaaataactacAGTATTAGCTTGTTCAACTAATTCAAAATGATATAAGTTGTCCGCACTCCTCGGAGCTGATTACGGTTATGTaagcagaggatgcacacaggcagcatcgggggcagctaaagggctgcagggttCCTTGGGTAAAAACGAAAGGGTCCGAGCCaattgcctgtattaaataggtACACCTGATGAATGCGTTTCTCGGTTATGCAAATATGCAAAAAAGAAagttaaaacaacccatgcACACATGGTAGTctcttttgtgtccaagtgtgcaacaattattacgacgataccgattaaaaaaagaaaaaactacatcactccgtaggggagcaaaattacaacgtcgggggcccctacgctcaacagcgctggcaagAACCCTGATTAGGTTGGCATGATGTCACATTAgggcagtgcttctcaaagtgtccAATTAGGAGGagattttcaatttaaaaacctttctttattgacaataaagatcaagACAAAGCGCCTACACAcaaaaagtaataatgagaagcctaaaaatgtagcagaaatgttAAGTAGATTAAATTATTAGGCTGCATTAGATATGGAGggggaacaaaatgtaacgtggaactaaagtaCAACAATTATGATAACATGTACTTCACATGGAgtggaacaataaacaaacttaaaataatttctgtttttgttttcttaagctttttggcacagattgtaAATAATGTTTGGTTATTTCCAGGATTTTTGactgctgcacttttacatttgtttttatgcaggtgattagtttaattttgtttttgattaaacAAGAcatatgatgttacttgttccctgttagttcaataaattaaaaaatacatacatttttcaggattatttggggggcaatgggcgCAGGTGAAAGTTCATCTTCATTCCAAGTGGGAAATACCcacaaaagtttgagaaccactacatTAGGGTGAAAACGTCAGTTCAGCTGATACCAAACTgaaataacattgttttgatGTTTGGTTTCCAGTTTTCTGTGTGACTGGTTTCATTGGTGGTCCTAATACAACTTCAGTTTCCTCTActggctttgtttttttaaactaacgTACATTTGTCCCAACCCATTTTCTGTCTAAGCATAAAGCAAAGGTGGACAAAGGCCTTCGATGGTGCTGTATTAGATGTGGTGCTGTGGTGGGCGTGGCTTACCAGGTCAGCGTACTTCCTGCAGAGGCCTGCCAGCTTCTCCTCTGGAGTGCTCAGAGTGTTCAGAGTCTGCATGAGGATGGTGATCTCTTTGCCTGCTCCCAAACACCAAGAATAAAACCACAGCTTGAATGGCATGATTAGAAAATTACTTCTGCAATTATTTAGAACATCTTGGACTAATTTGAAAAGACAAACTGACTTAAGTGACAGAAACTTGTCCTTACCGAGCCCTTTGACTTTTTTCTTGTCGTGGGACTTTTTCTGCTCTTTCTGGTCACTGCGGGTCACTTTGCCTGCTGCTGACTCGCCCTTTTCCCTTTCAGAGGTCAGACCGTTGAGCTCCAAGCGGTGCGACTGGCCGTTGGGCAAGGCACTGGCATCATCTGAGAGAGTCTGACGGCAGTAGGTGCTGAGGATGTCCTCCAACTGCCGACTCAGCTCCTCTGCCATGTCACGCTGGGAAAGATCCGCCTCCCCGTCTAAAagtcaaaaatgtgattaaatgacAAATATGACATGTGACTGAAGACTGTTAGAGGTTGTGTGTCACAGGCGTGAGTGCGCCAACATGACAAAGGTAAGAAAATGACATCATCAGGTCTGTTAGATCACATCTAACAGACATAGGCTTGAACAGACTGGGGTGTAATGGTGTATTATGCAACCACTTTAGAATAAgcacaaagaaaacacattaaCACTCAGCTCTGTAATGATGATGCCAAGCAggcattttcaattacccatgttcaattacaattcaatcacaattacagtgacaagcattttttctgattaaaattaaattacaattatcttttatcctcagaaagttaaatacaattactttctcaattactaaagtttaattaaaatgaatcgCAAttcctgagcctgaaataaatagcctaataaaagttaaccgtcctcttgtgttagctttctgttagcatctcttatgctaacgggtccgaaatcagttgtaaaatacttAGGCTCCTTTTGAACTgctttatttacttacttaaaaACAGATTGTCAATGCTTTTAATGACAAAACGTTTGTTtctgtctttgtcttttttgtttttcgtttttattttgtttcttcaaCACAGTCAACAGAAAGAAGGAGAAAGAAACAACCATCGATGTATATCATTTAgctatgtatacagtatatatataagtaaCAGATTCCTACATAAAACTAACTTTACTTTTCTTTCATAGTGAGTCAATCATCTCTcttcaactactgtctgcatacacaatcaaaagacaagggaagCTGGCTCAACTGACTGATTATTGATTTTAGCGACAGTGCTACGGCGCATGTGGCCACTTGTCGtggaagttacaggtctagcgcccctagtggccaaaagttacacgaTGTTGCTTTAAGCGCGCGGTtgatctttatctttatcttaaCATAATGTTATCAACATAGATCTGTTCCATGTGCTGGTTAACAAACTTACCCTTTTTGATACCAAAGCAAGATACTGGATTGTGGAATAATTGAGAGTTAACTATCTGTTGATTTGGagtatgaaatatttattaataaaaaaacaaataggtATAGGGTTTGCCTCTGTaatatgaaatgagtgcatacaaagtagtaaattttaaaaattatttttgtgtaggtGTGTATTGCAATAAATGCACGGTTGTcacaaaatgatatatatatacacagacatttattttttgcattatttgaaaaaaggccactcaaatgtacttgttgaatgttcacatttcttttgtgtgtattaatgAAAAAGCTAACTTAATTGAATGTTATGATTTATTTTGGGCATATACTGTAAGCATtgttgcttctgcctgtttcagtctcattatatatttttaaattttgatttaggTTTGAATATTTTGTGTTAAACTGAAACAAATTGAAACTGAAAGTGAACACTACATGTGCTCATGTCGCTTTAAAGCAtcataaacacacatttatacacaggTTGCACACATCACTAAAAGCATTGTACCTTTGCTGACGGTCTCATCAGTGTGATGCGGTGAGTCGGTCTGCGGCGTCTGTTGCTCTGAGTTGTTTGAACTGTTGCTGTCCAGACTGTCTTTGACAGATGCTAAAGCCTTGGTTTCAGGGACAGTGGGAGGGGCCTCATCAGGGCCCTGAGGGACAGACTCTTCAAtgtcttgatttttcatctctgaaAACTGTTGTGAAGGAAAAAATTAAAGACGGACAAGTAACAGTTCACTCAGCACTCAAAGTTTTTATTGGAACTtcaataaagccttaaaaaatgtaaaacatttctgtttcattttcaaGCTCCGTCCTAAAATTAGAACCATTGAAAAGTCAAAATTGAACTTAAACTCTCTTTGAAGTCTGGATTTcatcacaactttttttttcataatttaatcatcttttatttctattttaaacACTGTATTTCAAAATATTCATACATTATTAAATCACTATTTGTTAATTGCATTCAGGGTTCAGGAGTATGTTGACTATTagggggtgttgaaaaaaatcaattctgcgatatatcgcacgattctcggatcgattcaaaatgcatccatatcaattttttttaatgtatttttttaacctttatttaaccaggaaagtcttttccactgcaggagagattttaactgcacaaagaagtgtgctgaaacctgggcatgttgaccagcttgttttttcaataaaatctaaaaataaagtactaaccttctgcatttatttgttgttctaagCATATcactcagttaagttgcactaaagtcaaagttggtttaaaagccacaggctgattgtatgttatttttttattttaagttgttggcacatggcatgttaaagccaatgtttggagtgtaaaatatgccaataaaatatatttcatatataatgttctcatgaaggtgtacacatttacagattagttgtttcttaagtcatatgtttaaaaaaaaaattgccatatactttaatatcgggatatatcgaatcgtatcgccagatgccagccaatacacacccctattaTTTATAAATGAGAAAGCAGGGTAGACCCTGGAAAGGATGCCAGTTCATTGCAAGGCCAACACAACTGCTTtgtagaaatgcaaaaaaaaataaaataaactgcaaaGCAGCAAATATGTTTCCACGGAATTTCTTTTAACAAAAACTGTAAGGTTGAATGACTAGTTGCGGtcgatttattattattttttttctgcatcttAGTGATTTTGAGCCggtgtagtgaaaaataatcctacGCGTGAAAGCCTCCTAAAGGCACATGCGCACCAATAgcgtagtaaatatttacatgtatacgtacaatatttttataccttaatttttcctactatgataaaccctaattctaaaccaaaccctaaaaattaaaagaaagattattaccttttttacaaaatgatggaagtgcatgcGCAGTTCGCCAGGTGCGCATGCCCACTGTCTACCGTAGAGAAACTTTCACGGTAGGTTTATTCTTCACTATACGGGCAATATTCTATTATCTTAATTCCATTTTATGTTTCATTTAATCAGAAAacttttttcagtaaatatACTTCGATcttttgacatgttttgactgccagcTATcggtcttcctcagaggcatctattGACcgcttaaatatatatatattgtatatataaaaagaaGGTTGtcggaataaatgaaaccttaagatATATGATTCCATTCTTTTGTTGAGTTGAGCTCAGCTTCTCCAGTCAAAAGCACTGTgacagaaaactaaaaaaaaaaacttaacagaAGTGCAAGATGTGAAACCAgacatggggagaacatgcaaacacaaaAGGATTCCTTTTCAAAGGTGCTGCACTTCactattatattgttttataaaatttaaaaaaaatatcgacTTCCCTAGCACTTTTACCAAACGTAAATTACAACATCAGTGTAAATAAGCTGAAGCATCTCCATTTATTGTAAGTGAAAACATATATTATGTGGCCTCTTTTATCTTAATTAAACTTAAAGAAAGTATACATTAAACTGACAACAGAGCAGCTgccagaataaaaataaatacattatctagacttttttttaacctttagctacatgttagcatcgACTTATCAAAACAGAAACTAAGAATGTATGCTGATAAATGACAGTCAGACCTTATTTGAATATTAGCACACAAACATTGTGATTATGTGTGCGGTTCCCTTTGTGAGTGACTCTGGTCGGCAGCATGTTTATCTCACACATTGGtaacatttaagaaaaaaacaaaaaaacaattcttcACCTCAAGCCTGAACCTGACGTTAGCACGAGCTACCGTAAATCTCATAGCCGCTCATTAGCTTAAACCAACACTCGTTAGCCGTTGTTAGCTCAGGTACAGGCGATATAACGAATAGCAATGTGTTCCCTAATTTTAATGagtaatgtaaagtaatttACCTGTAGACTGAAGAGGGAATgaatgacagtgtgtgtgagtgtgtacagTAGCAGCTTTCATCCACAGCATGAGACGGAACACCTTACTTCCGGTAACAACTTCAGATTTTCTTCTTCGCGGGTGGCGTAAAGTCAAGCTTGTCTCCGCCCTCTACAGGACGGTCAGCAGATGacgtcagtgcccaatcctttcataGGCCTGATAGTTttggatcctttcaacgcatgcgcgaaaCGTGTCTCCATCTGTGGTATTTGAAAATAATTCGAAATTAAATTTTTagtgaattccgatttattttagttttttatcttattttctgtttggtttttgattgtcaatgttgtgtattgtgtttttattcttttctttttttttcattaaaaacactACAATACAGTCACtaaaatgtgtactattaacatatttaacaaacgtcgtatggtcagtttacattcaaatatcacgtcccagcagacacacacatatacatcaCCACATATACTTAGTGAaaatatggattattattcattgtttctttttttttttttaaacatactttAATGAAATGTCCAATAGCTCTTATTTAcccataataaaatatactttCTCACAGCCTATTAGTTGGaacaaacagtttcagaacatctgatttcaacttaatctaaatctaacaataacacaagcaaGTACGAAAGCCAttagacaaatcagatataaataactgggataatcagattaacactaaaaaagagTTTGACCAAAATGCATAACAAATAtgaatatttctattttaaatactaaacttaatacacattaaacaactcatatagatatacctaataaatcaaataagcaGACAcgatagacccctaaatgataaataagaataataatgaataaatcaaaaatcttggacataatttgtattgcttcatatcagcagtaaatgtcatctttaactaattATAACTCATCGTTTGATTTccaaatgtaaaacatcttctaattaGAAGAATactgttagatttaaatgtttgaaaactGTGCTTGACCTATATAATTTGTGTATGTCTTCATctttgatgagctcatgtttgaccctgacaatcacaaatgttttacgtatcataacaaaagacacatgttccagccaggggaaaaaaaacaatagataacaacatagaataaaaatgcagggaAAACTATGTTCGAGGCCCAGAACTGAGCCGACCCTGACCTCTGATTATGTCTCTCTGTGTgcaatctcaggtactgaatACAAGAGTATCTCAAAACTCTGTTGTACTATCAACATATTTAATAAACGTTGTATGGTCGGTTTATATTCAAATATCACGACCCAGCAGCCATTGGCATTATATCTGTGTATAATATGCCAGCAGCTGTCGTAAGGATTGCAAGTGttggaagtgacgtagtctatgTGTATGCGTTAAAAGGATCTAAAAAGATCAGGCCCATGAAAGCACTGCAGGCACTGACAAGGACATCTACATCACCACATGTACTTAGCCACATGTGTCCACTCAATTTGTCCCCGGGGGCCACACACAGGGgcggactgggacaaaaattcagccctggcattttctgtccagaccagtccactacattatcagcgacaccatgtagaagccgttattgagtcagtgatgctcaacatgtagatctttttgtcttcattttaattctcCCAGAAAACCATTAAAagtggaaactttttaacccctttttcaTCTATTTCCTTTGAccattttgtcaataaatatcccttttgcCCCATTagggattatgtaaatagatccactgggtCTCTTGCACGCACAGCGCACCTGTTTGTGTTTGGCGTTTGCTTGTTACCTTGTGCCCTAAGGATGTaagcttgtaatcagagggtcatcGGTTCAAATCTCACCCAGGCCATcaatgtgggatgttgagcaaatcCCTAAACCACGATCCAACTGTTCACTGCAAGCCCACCACTACCCCTggagaaaaatggttaaaatgcaaataaaaatttcactacggtgattaattaaatttacattattattattattagtattaaaacaaacctaaaaatgtcaattgtatgaggaaaaaattagGTTTTACTGTCGGTTCAGATTGGACTCGGATAAAAAAATGAGGTCCCCACTCTAACTGCAAGAACTCTGCATGCCTacgtggaaccaaacagtagtttggtcCACCGCACTTGTCTTCTTTCAATGTCCAAgccgttttcttcttcttcttcttcttcttctttatttcctgcAGAGTGGACTCTCCTCCATGCCATCAATGACACACattcagcgtcatttgacggcACGTTCGCAGAACTACTCTGACAATTCAGACCCAAAATTTCAGTACAAAATATATCACACAGCATGTTGAAGGCAATAtggagatgtgtgtgtgggctcatcAAGGCCGCGGGAAGTGGGGGGTGCTCGAGGTGCTCGCTAGTGGCGAGGGAGATGCAGcctttttgaaattattattattttttaactattaTACAACATGAGCTactaaataaaggtgaaaacagttctcatgtgtgttcttctgtgttacagcggacaacaaaaggtttgttgtgcgtttttcccgatagacgtgatacgtttagttactgtccaatcagagccttcacTCCAgatttaaagcggaattaactaaagctgaataaccggttttccatgtaaacctgttttgggaattaccatttccatgtaaacacgaagcagaaacctttaatttaattaaacagtcACATCTTTCccctgtaaaata from Gouania willdenowi chromosome 11, fGouWil2.1, whole genome shotgun sequence carries:
- the txlna gene encoding alpha-taxilin, with translation MKNQDIEESVPQGPDEAPPTVPETKALASVKDSLDSNSSNNSEQQTPQTDSPHHTDETVSKDGEADLSQRDMAEELSRQLEDILSTYCRQTLSDDASALPNGQSHRLELNGLTSEREKGESAAGKVTRSDQKEQKKSHDKKKVKGLGKEITILMQTLNTLSTPEEKLAGLCRKYADLLEEHRNTQKLMKGLQKKQSQLVQEKDGLRNEHSKAILARSKLESLCRELQRHNRSLKDEGVQRTRLEEEKRKEVTSHFQSTLNDIQAQMEQHNERNASLRQENAELGEKLKKLYEQYKLREEHIDKVVKHKDLQQQLVDAKLHQAQELLKEAEERHDKEKDFLLKEAIESQRMCELMKQQEVHLKQQLSLYTEKFEEFQSTLSKSNEVFTTFKQEMEKMTKKIKKLEKETTMYRSRWESSNKTLLEMSEEKATRDRDFEALQGKVQRLEKLRRALKVERNELNKKVQNLSEQQGSGTITGAAAADTGTDSPSPPPTDSCAVPHSSSCCQHHCEPQLDSDPLTKTEPVHD